Proteins encoded together in one Terriglobus saanensis SP1PR4 window:
- a CDS encoding zinc-dependent alcohol dehydrogenase family protein gives MGSQALRLSGAFGIENLTFDTVTVAAPSAGEVLVRLCAVSLNYRDLMIADGSYNPRIEKPRILGSDGAGEVIAVGSGVTSYIVGDRVVAGFMPAWIDGPPTLAGRLSAMGDGTDGVLATYRVFPAEALVPIPDAMTYEEASAFPCAGVTAWHALVSTGNVGKTDTVLALGTGGVSIFALQIAKMRGAQVLVTSSSDKKLELAKHLGANEGINYRTTPEWDKEVRRLTAKAGATHVIEVGGAGTLGLSIKSTRVGGQISLIGVLAGAAEPVSVVPILMNTLRIQGIHVGSVQMLREVISAFAEAKMKPVIDRVFPFRQTKEALHYLATGAHLGKVIVQMAGSAIEEV, from the coding sequence ATGGGATCCCAGGCACTTCGTCTTTCCGGTGCGTTCGGCATCGAGAACCTCACCTTCGACACGGTGACCGTGGCCGCCCCAAGTGCGGGCGAGGTGCTGGTTCGTCTTTGTGCGGTGTCGTTGAACTATCGCGATCTGATGATTGCGGATGGAAGTTACAACCCGCGGATTGAGAAGCCTCGCATTCTGGGGTCAGATGGTGCGGGAGAAGTCATCGCGGTGGGTTCTGGCGTCACTTCGTATATTGTGGGCGACCGTGTCGTTGCGGGATTTATGCCTGCGTGGATTGACGGGCCTCCGACCTTGGCAGGCAGGCTCTCTGCAATGGGGGATGGAACCGATGGAGTGTTGGCAACCTATCGAGTCTTCCCAGCCGAGGCGCTAGTGCCGATTCCGGATGCGATGACCTATGAAGAGGCCAGCGCCTTTCCATGCGCGGGAGTTACGGCGTGGCACGCCTTGGTTTCGACGGGGAATGTCGGCAAGACCGACACGGTTCTCGCGCTCGGCACGGGTGGGGTTTCGATTTTCGCCCTTCAGATTGCCAAAATGCGCGGTGCCCAGGTGTTGGTGACGAGCTCGTCGGACAAAAAGCTGGAACTGGCTAAACATTTGGGAGCAAACGAGGGCATTAACTATCGGACGACGCCAGAGTGGGACAAAGAAGTTCGCCGTCTGACGGCGAAAGCCGGCGCGACGCACGTAATTGAGGTCGGAGGCGCCGGAACGCTTGGACTTTCGATCAAATCCACCCGGGTAGGGGGCCAAATATCCCTCATTGGGGTCTTGGCAGGGGCGGCGGAGCCGGTTAGTGTGGTTCCCATACTGATGAATACCCTTCGGATTCAGGGAATTCATGTGGGATCGGTGCAGATGCTGCGAGAGGTCATTTCCGCGTTTGCCGAAGCCAAGATGAAGCCTGTGATCGACCGGGTTTTTCCCTTCAGGCAGACAAAAGAAGCCTTACATTACCTCGCTACAGGTGCCCATCTGGGCAAGGTGATCGTCCAAATGGCAGGTAGCGCGATCGAGGAGGTCTAG
- a CDS encoding DinB family protein, whose amino-acid sequence MNHASLSAEELIAWNDQTAKNWRTLAGENPALLDVPCDISKAKTVGELLQHVVAVELRYAERLSNLPVTDYAQLPFSTAHEIFATHDRALEVLRGLLADLAFDWSEEIEFNTLTAGRLRAPRKAVLHHSLLHALRHYAQLSTLARQHGFGPVPPADYLFLVAKRA is encoded by the coding sequence ATGAACCATGCTTCTCTTAGCGCCGAAGAGCTGATCGCGTGGAACGATCAGACGGCAAAGAACTGGCGCACCCTTGCAGGGGAAAATCCGGCCTTGCTTGATGTGCCCTGCGATATCTCCAAGGCGAAGACAGTAGGCGAGTTGTTGCAGCACGTGGTTGCGGTTGAGTTGCGCTATGCGGAGCGGCTGAGCAATCTGCCTGTAACGGACTATGCGCAGCTTCCATTTTCAACCGCGCATGAGATCTTCGCGACGCATGATCGCGCTCTGGAGGTCTTGCGTGGACTTCTGGCCGATCTTGCTTTTGACTGGTCGGAGGAGATCGAATTCAATACGCTGACGGCGGGAAGGCTGCGGGCTCCACGTAAGGCCGTGCTGCATCATTCGCTTCTGCATGCGCTCAGGCATTATGCGCAGCTTTCCACGCTGGCTCGGCAGCACGGTTTTGGGCCTGTCCCACCGGCAGATTACCTGTTCCTCGTTGCAAAGCGGGCATGA